Within Sandaracinaceae bacterium, the genomic segment CTCGACCGGGCCTGTGTGCTGGACGCCGCCCGCCGCGGGCGGTCGTACCTGTCCCAGGGGCCCGCCATCGCCTGGTCGGCCAACGGACGCATCGCGGGCGAGCGCGTCCTGGGCGAGCCCGGGGCCACCATCCAGATCACCATCGAGGTGCAGCTGCGCGACACACACGGGGAGCCACGCCTGCAGGTGCTGCAAGGGAACAGCGTCCTCGAAGAACGCCCGCTGGCCGAGCTGCACAGCCACCACCAGGTGCGCCTGGACATGCCCTCGCGCGACACTCCGCTGTGGCTGCGCGTGGCGTACGGAACCAGTGGCTACAGCACGCCGCCCTTTGCGCTGGTGACCAACCCCATCACGCTCGACGTACCCCCGGCGCGCACCGACACCCGCGAAGCCGCGGGCCGGCAGCTCGCCATGCGCCGCTACGCCGTGGGCTCGGAGTCGCGCGCCGACTGGCCCGCCGACCGCTGGGTGCGCGACAGGCTCCAAGCGCTCGTGCTCCAAGATCGGAGCGCCCGCATTCAGACGCGCGGCCTGCTGCGCCGCCACGCCCACAATCGATGAACCCGGCCGCATGCTGGACCAACGACACCGGACGCATGGGCGACTGCCACCGGCGCGCACACGAGCATGTGTTTCCTTACAGCCGACCACATGATAGCGTCATTGTCGACAGGTTCGACGATGACCCTCGCTCCCCCACCCTCAGCCCTGCGCTCCCACACGTCCGAAGGTGCTCCGCGCTTGTCGCCCGCAAGTACCGGTCCCGTGGGCAGCACACCCGAGGCCACCGTTTCCATGGGTCTGGTCAGGGCGTTGCTTGACGCGCTGGCACAGCAAAGGGGGTGTCGCGGGCTGAATTCTGGACAGGGCGGGACTCGAACCGCAGCGAGTGGACACGCCCGCCGCGCGCGTGAGCCGCGCGGAGCTGTACCGGGTCACGGCGCTGGCGCTGGCGCTGACGAACGACTCAGCCCTCGGTCTCCGTTGGGCCGAGAACGTGACCGACCGGACGTTCGCGCCGCTGTCCCACGTGATCGCCCACGCTTCGAGCCTGAGGCGGGGGTTCGAGCTCTTGGCGGAGTTCTACCCGTTGCTGAGCGACCAGGTGTCCTACCAGGTCAGCGAAACCGAGGAGCAAGTGGTCTTGCGCGCGCCGCTGCCGGTCGGCGCGTCCGAGCCGGTCCAGCGCCTCACCGCTGAGCTGACGCTGGCCGGGTTCTGGGGCTTCGTGCGGTCGTTTCACCCCAGCGCATCTCCCATCGCGGTGAGCTTCGAGTACGCGGCGCCCGCCCACCGACACGAGTACTCGCGCTGGTTCAATGGCAAGGAACGCTTCGACCAGGGCGAGACGGGCATCATCTTCGATCGTGCGTTGCTCGACCTGACCTCGCGCTACCGCGACGACGAGATCCTCGAGGTCATGCAGAAGGTCGCCGAACAGCAGCTGCACCAGCTGGTGAGCGGCACGCCCTTCGCGGTGCGGGTCCGCAACCACATGGCGGAGCGCGCCACGACCGAGCGCGCAGACATGCAGAGCGTGGCGCGGGCCATGGGCTTGAGCGAACGCTCGCTCCGCAGGCGGCTCTCCGCCGAGGAGACCTCCTTCGAGGCGCTGCACACGGAGGCCCAAGGGGCCGCGGCCAAACACCTCCTGGCGCACCAGGGTCGCTCCATTCAAGAGGCCGCACACGAGATGGGCTTCTCCGATGCGAGCACGTTTCACCGAGCGTTCAAGCGATGGACAGGAATGACACCCGGTGCCTTTATCGCATTTGAAGCGAGCATCGACAAGCGCACATAGGCCGGGGCTGTCCTCCAAGGCCAACGCTTTGGCCGCCACCGGCAATTGCGTTATTGGAGCGTCTGCTCATATCGTCACACCGTTCACTACCCGTGTGGAGGTGTCTCGTGATGTCGTACCATTCCCTGCTCCCCGTGACGGTCTTGCTGGCTGTGTTCGCCGCCGTCGGATGCAACGAGGAAGCGCCCTCCGCAGATGCTGGATCGCGTGTCGATAGTGGCGTGGCGAACACCCACCGCGCCGCCCGGGCCCCTATGACGAGGTCTTTGCCCAGGGCATCACGCGCTACGTGGACAGCCCCGTCACGCTCGAGACGGACACCGTGGTGGCGTGGCCCTCATCCTCGCGTCCCATCAATGTCCACCACTTCTCCTCCGACGACCGTGGTCCTGTGTGCATGTACGGCGCGGACTTCTTTGTGGAGACCCGCGATGGACCATCCAACAATCTGATGATCTTCCTTCAGGGAGGTGGCGTGTGTCTGACCGAGATCTGCGCAGCAACCCCAGAGCCCATTCTCTCGCTTCAGCTGTTCGCCGCGGCCAGTCTGTTGGGCATCGGTGGCCTCATGGACACCCGCAACGAGGACAACCCGCTGCGTGAGTTCGACGTGGTGAACGCGCCCTACTGCGATGGGTCGCTCTTCTCGGGCGACGTGGACCGCGTGCTCTCGGACGGCAACGCGAGCAACGGCGAGGACGACATGGCCTTCCAGCGCGGCCTCCAGAACCTCACGGCCACGCTGCGCACCGCCCACCTGCGCTACCCGAACCCGCCCCGCATCGTGCTGGTGGGCTCGAGCGGCGGCGCCTACGGTGTGATCGCCGGCGTGGTGATGACACGCCACTTCTACCCGGACACGCCGCTCTTGGTCATCTCGGACTCGGGCGCGCCCATCGTGAACGGCCACGACACCGGCTTCATCACGCGTGCGCTCATGGAGTTCCAAGCCATCGACATGGTCCCCGCGTCGTGCACCGACTGCCTGGCCAACGGCCACCCCACGGGCATCTTGGAGTGGGCCCTGCGCCGCGACCCGAACTTGAGCGTGGC encodes:
- a CDS encoding AraC family transcriptional regulator, producing the protein MDTPAARVSRAELYRVTALALALTNDSALGLRWAENVTDRTFAPLSHVIAHASSLRRGFELLAEFYPLLSDQVSYQVSETEEQVVLRAPLPVGASEPVQRLTAELTLAGFWGFVRSFHPSASPIAVSFEYAAPAHRHEYSRWFNGKERFDQGETGIIFDRALLDLTSRYRDDEILEVMQKVAEQQLHQLVSGTPFAVRVRNHMAERATTERADMQSVARAMGLSERSLRRRLSAEETSFEALHTEAQGAAAKHLLAHQGRSIQEAAHEMGFSDASTFHRAFKRWTGMTPGAFIAFEASIDKRT